The Starkeya sp. ORNL1 DNA window CCTCCAGGCAGCGAACCTCTCGCCCGACGTCGCCAGCAGCGAAGGTGATGTGAGCCAGTCCGCCGCCAATGGGGCCGACAGTTCGGCAGGAAAATGCTCCACCGGCACCAGCAATTCGGCGGGGATCGGCTGCAGAACGAGCTGCGGCCCGGAAGACACAGCCGGTCCGGATAAAGTCGCCTTCTGGGCAGAAAGGGCCTTTCGCTCAGCCGCGTGCGCAGCCTCCAGCGTCCAGACGCCGACCAGCGCCAGGCTCAGCAATGTAAGGACCGCCCCGTATCGCCCGCGCATCCACCGTCTTTCCGCGCCCAGGATATTAAGGTCTTGTTAGCACAATTGGCGGGAGGTCGAAAACCGGGCAGCGCAACGGCCCGGCATGGGATGGTGCCACACAACCTGGGAGGCGCCCCCTGCTAGCTTGCGGCGGCGCGTCGCTCCTTGAGACGCGTGGCGGCGGCGGCATAGCCGCCGGTGGCGCCGTCGACGAAATGCACATGGTCATGGCCGACCACGGATGGGACGAAACAGGTCACGATCGCCGCATCCTGCCGATGCAGGCCGTATTCGGCGACGCGATCGGCAACGGCCGCTTCCAGCCGCGCTTCCAGCCGGTCGGCAAGCGCGGGCGTGCCGTCCAGCGTCATGCGCAGGCCATCGTCGTATTTGCGGAAGTCGGCATTCTCGGCGATTTCGCGCCGATAGACCGCGGGATCGAACCTGCCGAGCCGCAAGCCCAGGCGGAATACGAGTGCGGCGCCGGTCCACTGCGCGGCGATCCTGAGGCGGCGCAGCAGCATCGGCATGCGGTCGGGCGCCGCCATCGACGCCTCGACACCGATGCCATCGGTGGCCCAGCGCAGCGCTGGTCCCTCGTCGGGGATCGGCCGCGCCGCGTCGGTCCCGCTGCCGGTCATGGCCAATATGTCGGCGATGAGCGCATGGAACGCCCCGCCTTGCTCGTCGCCGGAGGGCACGACGATCAGCGACAGGATGAATCCGTGCCGCGCCACCATCTGCTGCCAGCGGCAGGAAAGCCCGGAAAGGTCGGGTCGCGCGCCGGGCGCGGCGGCGGGCACGGCGAACTCGCCGCGCTTGAGCGCCTGCTCGGCCAGCGCGATGCCGCCGCCGGCGAACATCGCGTACCGCGCCTGCGGCGAGGTGGCGAAGCGGGCGACCCTCACGTCCCGCCCCTGCGCGCGCAGCGCCGCGACGGGGATCAGCGCCGCGCGCAGCGGCAGGTCGAATTCGTCGCGGGAGAAGGCGCTGGTGGCGGCGAGCGCCTCGCGGGCCGGCGCCGCCTCGGCAGGCGCGACGGCGAAGGTCGCGCCATCGCCGCCGAAGGCGTAGGGAAAGGGGCTGTGGTCGAGAGCATTCGCCATCGCCGCGATGATCGAGGCGCCGGCCATGTTCACCATCTTGTAGCGCCCCTGCGCGATGGCCTCGCTGGAGGCGACGACATCGGTGATGCCGATCCACCAATCGTCCGGCAGCGGTACATAGTGGCCCTGGTCCATGAGGCTGTCGAAGCGCTCGAACAGCGGCACGCGGGCATAGAAATCTTCCGTCGCCGTCATCACCACCGCGCCTTGGCCGCCACCAGGCCGTTTAGCACATTGCGCTACCGATAGCCTGCTGCCTGCAGTTCGAAGAGGTCGGCGTAGCGGCCGGCCTGCGCGATGAGTTCCTCGTGCGTGCCCGCGGCCTCCACCTTGCCCTCAGCAAGCACCAGTATGCGGTCGGCCATACGGACGCTGGAAAAGCGATGCGAGATGAGGATCGCGGTCTTGTCCTTGCTCAGTTCCTTGAAGCGCCGGAACACTTCGAACTCGGAGCGGGCATCCAGCGCCGCCGTCGGCTCGTCGAGCACCAGCACCTCCGCTTCGCGCATATAGGCGCGGGCAATCGCGATCTTCTGCCATTCGCCGCCGGAGAGTTCGACGCCGTTCTTGAAGCGCTTGCCGATCATCTGGTCATAGCCGGCCGGCAGCCTGGCGATCACCGCGTCGGCCTGGCTACGGGAAGCCGCCTGCTCGATCCGGGCGCGGTCGGTCCGCGCCGCGATCCTGCCGACGGCGATGTTGTCGGCGGCGCTGAGATTGTAGCGGACGAAATCCTGGAAGATCACGCCGATATTGCCGCGCAGATCGTCGAGATCGTACTCGCGCAGATCATGGCCATCGAGCAGGATCCGGCCCTCGTCCGGATCGTAGAGGCGGGTCAGCAACTTCACCAGCGTGGTCTTGCCGGCACCGTTCTCGCCGACCAGCGCGATGACCTCGCCGGCCTCCAGCGTGAAGCTGAGATGACGCACCGCCCAGCGCTCGGCGCCGGGATAGATGAAGCCGACATCGTCGAACACGAAGCCCTGGCGGATCGGCCGGGGAAAGGCGCGGGGATTGGCCGGCGACAGGATTTCGGGCCGGACTTCGAAGAAGGAGAAGAGGTCGTTCAGATAGAGCGCCTGGCTTGCGGTGGTCGAAAAGCTGGACAACAGGCCTTCCAGAAGGGTGCGCAGCCGGCGGAACGAGCCGGCAAGGAAGGTCAGGTCACCCACCGAGAATTCGCCGGCGAGTGTGCGCCACGCAATATAGGCGTAGGCCAGATAATAGCCGACCGTGCCGATCGCGGTGAACAGGCCGCCCCAGGTGGCGCGCCGCATCGCGAGCCGCCGGTTGGCGGCGTAGAAGTCCGCGGCGAGGCTGACATAGCGGTCGATCAGGAAGCTATTGAGGCCGAAGATCTTCACTTCCTTGGCGGTCTCGACGCTGGCGGCGGTCTGGCGCACATAATCGAGTTCGCGCCGCTCCGGCGTGCGGGTGAAATCGAGCGAATAGCTCTTGGCGTTGAAGTGCGCCTCGCCGAGGAAGGCCGGCACCAGCGCCACCAGCAGCAACGCAATGAGCCAGGGCGCGTAGAACACCAGGCCGGCGGCGAAGCTCGCCACCGTCACCAGATCCTGCGCCTGGCCGAACAATTGCCCCATCAGGGTCATGCGCCCGCTGGTCTGGCGGCGCGCCCGCTCCAACTGGTCCTGGAAATCGGCATCCTCGAAATCCTCGAGGTCGAGCTTGGCGGCATGCTCCATGAGCCGGACGCTGGAGGCGTTGGTGACGCGTTCCGACAACAGGCTGTCGACCAGCGAGACGACCCGGCCGAGAAGATCCGCCAGGACGGCGAGCACGAATTCGGCTAACAGCAGGAAGCCGAGCCATTCGAGCAGGCCGCTGGCCAGCCATTGCGCCAATGTTTCCGGCTTGCCCGGCATCTGCACCAGCAGCACGACGTCATCGATGATCAGCTTGCCGACATAGAGCGTCACGACCGGCAGCAGTGCACGCAACAGCCGCAGCACGAGCGAGGCTGCCGTCAGTTGCGGGCTGGTGCGCCAGACCATCGCCATGAAGGGGCGCAGATTGCGCAGTGCGCCGAC harbors:
- a CDS encoding DUF3095 domain-containing protein; the encoded protein is MTATEDFYARVPLFERFDSLMDQGHYVPLPDDWWIGITDVVASSEAIAQGRYKMVNMAGASIIAAMANALDHSPFPYAFGGDGATFAVAPAEAAPAREALAATSAFSRDEFDLPLRAALIPVAALRAQGRDVRVARFATSPQARYAMFAGGGIALAEQALKRGEFAVPAAAPGARPDLSGLSCRWQQMVARHGFILSLIVVPSGDEQGGAFHALIADILAMTGSGTDAARPIPDEGPALRWATDGIGVEASMAAPDRMPMLLRRLRIAAQWTGAALVFRLGLRLGRFDPAVYRREIAENADFRKYDDGLRMTLDGTPALADRLEARLEAAVADRVAEYGLHRQDAAIVTCFVPSVVGHDHVHFVDGATGGYAAAATRLKERRAAAS
- a CDS encoding ABC transporter ATP-binding protein, giving the protein MMAAPPLPNTHTLKERVGALRNLRPFMAMVWRTSPQLTAASLVLRLLRALLPVVTLYVGKLIIDDVVLLVQMPGKPETLAQWLASGLLEWLGFLLLAEFVLAVLADLLGRVVSLVDSLLSERVTNASSVRLMEHAAKLDLEDFEDADFQDQLERARRQTSGRMTLMGQLFGQAQDLVTVASFAAGLVFYAPWLIALLLVALVPAFLGEAHFNAKSYSLDFTRTPERRELDYVRQTAASVETAKEVKIFGLNSFLIDRYVSLAADFYAANRRLAMRRATWGGLFTAIGTVGYYLAYAYIAWRTLAGEFSVGDLTFLAGSFRRLRTLLEGLLSSFSTTASQALYLNDLFSFFEVRPEILSPANPRAFPRPIRQGFVFDDVGFIYPGAERWAVRHLSFTLEAGEVIALVGENGAGKTTLVKLLTRLYDPDEGRILLDGHDLREYDLDDLRGNIGVIFQDFVRYNLSAADNIAVGRIAARTDRARIEQAASRSQADAVIARLPAGYDQMIGKRFKNGVELSGGEWQKIAIARAYMREAEVLVLDEPTAALDARSEFEVFRRFKELSKDKTAILISHRFSSVRMADRILVLAEGKVEAAGTHEELIAQAGRYADLFELQAAGYR